The Archangium primigenium genomic interval GGCGCGCGGGGTGGATTGCCGGAGCCGTCGAGGGCTGTTGGGGTGGACCCTTCCGCCCTCTCCCCCAGGAGCCCCCGTGTCCGACGAACCCCGCCCCGTCCCCTCCCGCCGTCTGTTCATGACTGGCTCGGTCCTCGGACTGGGCAGCCTGGTGGTGGCGGGCCGCGCCGACGCGAAGGACATCCCCACCGGGCCCACCGGCCGGCCCCAGCCCCAGCTCGAGCAGGAGCCGCCCCTGCCCGCGGACAAGCAGCTCGGCTGGGCCGTGGTCGGCCTCGGTCACTACGCCCAGCAGTACGTGCTGCCGGCGCTCGGCCGGGCGCGCCGCTCGAAGCTGACGGCGCTGGTGTCGGGCAACGCGGACAAGGCGCGCACCGTCGCCGCGCGCCATGGCATCAAGACGGCGAACCTCTACGGTTATGACACCCTGGGCCGGCTCGCCCAGAACCGCGAGGTGGACGTGGTCTACATCGTCACGCCCAACTCCTCGCATGCCGAGCTGACGGTGAAGGCGTTCGAGGCGGGCAAGCACGTGCTGTGCGAGAAGCCCATGGCCAACTCCTCCGCCGAGTGCCAGCGGATGATCGACGCGGCCAAGGCGGCGGGCCGCAAGTTGATGATCGCCTACCGCGCGCACTGGGAGCCCCACAACGTGCGCGCCAAGGAGATGCGGGACGCGGGCGAGCTGGGCAAGGTCTGGTTCGCGTCGTCGGATCACCACCGGCCGCTCGACCCCTCGCGCCCGCGCGACCAGTGGCGCGTGAAGAAGGCCATCGCCGGGGGCGGCTCGCTGGTGGACATCGGCATCTACTCGCTCAACGGCCTGCAGTGGCTGCTCGGCGAGAGCCCGAACGCGGTGTCCGCGTCGATGTTCTCCCCGCCGGACGATGCGCGCTTCACCGAGGTCGAGAACGTCTTCACCGCCGAGCTCGTCTTTCCCTCGGGCGTGCGCGCCACCATCTCCTCCGGATACACGGCGGACAAGAAGCGCATCGACCTGTGGGGGGACAAGCTCGTCGCGACGCTCGATCCGGCGACCGCCTACGACGGCAACCGGCTGACGGTGAGCAACGCCCAGAAGGCGGAGGAGGTGCTGACCGAGAGCAGCGCCGAGCAGTTCACCGGGGAGCTCGACCACTTCTCCCAGGTCATCGCGGAGAAGGGCGAGGTGCGGACCCCCGGGGAGATGGGCCTGCGCGACATCCGCCTCATCGAGGCGCTCTACCGCGCGGCCTCCACGCGCACATGGGTGGAGCTCAACGCCGACATGACGATGAAGAACGGCTAGTCCGGGCTCAGGATGGCGCGCAGCCGCTCCGCCAGCACCTCGATGGCGAAGGGCTTGGTGATCATCTCCATGCCCTCGGCCAGGAAGCCGCCGCGCACCGCCGCGCCCTCGGCGTACCCCGTGATGAAGAGGACCTTGAGACCCGGTCGCTTCTGGCGCGCCACCTCCGCGAGCTGCCGGCCGTTCATCCCCGGCAGGCCCACGTCCGTGACGAGCAGATCGATGCGCGCGGGGCCCTCCAGGTGGGGCATCGCCTCCGGGGCGTTGCCCGCCTCCAGGGCCCGGTAGCCCAGGTCCGACAGCACGTCCATCACCACCATGCGCACGGACGGCTCGTCCTCCACCACCAGGACGGTCTCTCCCGCCAGCGCGCGGGGGGCCTCGCCCGTCGTCGTGCCCGCCAGCGCGGGCGCGAGCTCGGCCGCGTGCCGGGGCAGCAGCAGCGTGACGGCGGTGCCCTGGCCCACCTCGCTCTCGATGGACACGTGGCCGCCGGACTGGCGCGCGAACCCGTGGATCATCGGCAGACCCAGCCCCGTGCCCTGGCCCATGGGCTTGGTGGTGAAGAACGGCTCGAACGCCCGGGCCACCACGTGCGGTGGCATGCCCTGGCCCGTGTCCCGGACGCACACCCGCACGTAGTTGCCCGGCGCGAGCCCCTCGAAGGCCTGGGCGGCGGCCGCGTCCAGGTGCGTCTGGGACGTCTCGATCGTGAGCACCCCGCCGGTGGGCATGGCGTCGCGCGCGTTGATGACCAGGTTGAGCACCGCGCTCTCGAACTGACTGCTGTCGGTGAGCGCGGGGCCCAGCCCGGACTCGAGCGCCAGGCGCAGCGCGACCTTCTCACCCAGCGTGCGCTGGAGCAGATCCTCCAGGGCCGCCACCCGGGCATTGATGTCCGTGGGCTTCACGTCCAGCGATTGCCGACGCGCGAAGGCGAGCAGCCGGTGGGTGAGCGCGGCGGCGCGGTTGGCCGAGGTGACGGCCGCGTCGATGTAGCGCTGCGTGTTGTCCAGCTTGCCGTTGCGGATCCGCAGCCCGAGCAGTTGCAGTGCCCCGATGATGCCGGCCAGCAGGTTGTTGAAGTCGTGGGCGATGCCCCCGGTGAGCTGGCCCACGGCCTCCATCTTCTGGGACTGGCGCAGCTGCTCCTGGGTCCGCTCCAGTTCCTCCTGGTGCGCGTGCTCCTGGGTCACGTCACGCGCCATGCAATAGAACAGACCGTCCGCCGGCACGGCCAGCCACGAGAACCACCGGTAGGACCCATCCTGGTGGCGCAGGCGGTTGACCAGGCGGAGGTTGCCGCCCTGCGCGGACAACGTCTCGAGCTCCCCAGGCGTCTGGACCCGGTCCTCGGGGTGCACCAGCCACGACACGTCCCGGCCGAGCAGCTCCTTCTCGGACCAGCCGAGCAGCTCCGTCCAGGCGGGACTGATGCTCAGCCAGCGCCCTTCCCGGTCGGTGATGAGGAAGGGCGCCTGGGAGAGCGCCCACAGGCGGTTGCGCTCCTGGGTCTGGAACGCGACGCGCTGCTCCAGGGTGGCGTTGAGCGCGCGCGATTCCGCCTCCACGCGGGCCCGGTCCACGGCCTCGGTCGTCCGCGAGGCCACGTCCTCGGCGAGCGCGATGTCCTCTGGAGGCCAGGGCCTCGCCCGGGGGTGGTGCAGACAGAGCACCGCGCGCAACCGCCGCGCCCGCAGGAGCGGCACCATCAGCACCGCGCGTCCCGCCGGGCACTGACCGTCGCGCGCCACCGTCCGCCCCCGGGCCAGCTCGGCGATGGACGCGGCGTCCATCGCCTCCAGCAAGGCCGACCCCTCGCCCCACTCCGCGAGCGGGGTCGCCGTGGCCGCCTCGGCGTCCACCTCGGCGTAGGCCACGCGGTGCAAGCTCAACTCCTGACCCAGCATCTCGGTCGCCACGGCCAGGATGTCCCGCGGACGCGAGAGCGTGCGCAACCGGTCCGAGAACGCCAGCAGGAAGGCCCGGCGCTGCTCGCCCTTGCGGCGCGCGTCGATGTCGAGCACCACGCCCGGAAAGCGCACGGCCCGGCCCTGGGCATCCCGCTCCACGTGGCCATTGGCCTCGATCCACAACCAGGAGCCATCCGGCTGCCGGACGCGGAACTCGGCCCGGCTGGTGCCTCCCCGCTCGAGCGCCTGGGAGAGGTTCGCCTCGGCCCTGGCGAGATCCTCCGGATGGATGGACTGCACCACCTTCGCCATCGGGACGCCCACGGCGAGCTCCTCCGCCGAGAGCGTGGAGCGGCGCGCGAAGCGGGTGTCGGCGGTGAAGCGCTCGTGGACCACGTCCCAGGCCCAGAGGCCAATCACCGCGCCGGCCCCCAGCGCCAACTGGATGCGCTCGTTGGCCTCGCGCAGTTCCACCTCGGCGCGCTGGCGGCGCCGCTCCTCCAGCACGCTCGAGGTGTTCTCCGTCAGCACGGCCAGCACGCCCACGGGCCCCCCCTGGGCGTCGAGCAGGGGCGTGTAGAACAGATCCATCCACGCCTCCTCCCGCGTCCCGTTGCGGGAGAGGACGAGGGGCTGTTGCCTGAAGGACAGCGACTCGCCACGCAGCCCCGCGTCGAGGCCGCAGCGGTTGAAGTCCGCCGCCTCGGGCCACATCTCCAGGACCGAGCGCCCCAGGCTCCCGGGATGCCGAGTCCCCGAGAGGAGGGCATAGCCCTGGTTGTAGACGAGGTGCCCCTCGGCCCCCCACAGCAGGGCCATGGGCAGGGGCGAGCGCAGCAGGCTGTGGACCGTCGTCGCCAGGTAGGGGGGCCAGCCCTCCCGGGGGCCCAGGGGCGTGGTCGACCAGTCGAACTCCCGGACGCGCGTGGCCATTTCACCACCCGCGAGGACATCGAGACGGCCAGAGTGAGCGGACATGGGGGGCGGAGGCGTCATGGGGGCGCGAGGGACAGGCGGGGACCCCTCTTATCCATCCCCCCACCCGGGCACAATCAAGCGTCCTGAAGCCCGTCCAACGAACTCATGGCGATGTCGGACACTCGGGCGGGGGCTCACAGCCGCTCATCGGTCGCCGCGTCCGCCTGCCCGCCGAAGAACACGTCGAGCACCCGCTGGAACAGGGCCTGGGAGGGCTCGGCGCGCAGGAACAGCGTCATCGAGGAGCGGAGCTTCTGCGCGTCGATGTCCCCGAGCAGGGCATCCGCGGAGGGGGCGGACGACTCCGCCACGGCGCGCGCGCAATCGAGCAGCCTGGGCCCGAGCACCGGGTGGGCGAGATAGGCCCGCGCCTCCTCCAGCGAGCCGATCGCGAAGCGCTGGGCCATGGCGCTGCGGCCGAGCCCCGCCACCTGGGGGAAGACGAACCACATCCAGTGGGACGTCTTCCGCCCGCGGCGCAGCTCGGCGAGGGCCCGCGCGTAGGTGCCACCATCCTCTTGCGCCTGGACGAACCGGGCGAGGTCGTGAGGGTCGTTGCTCATCCCCGGGAGGCTATGCGCGGCCCCGGAGAAAATCACCCCACCGCACGGAGTACCCGACGCATGACCCGCCCTCGCTTCCGCCAGGGATTGGACCGACAGACGCGACAGGCACGGGGGTCAGGGCAACTACCCCTCTTGGGGTATGGGGCGCCGTTCAAACCAGTCGCTCCACTAAACAGGCGCGCAGGGGTGAGCCGCGCCCCACCCGCACGCCATTTCAGGCCCGTCGGGATGGACGTAGGATGGACGCCTCGGGAGGGGACTGATGGCGTTCAAGCCAGTGCAATACAAAGAGGTCCAGAACTTCATCAATCGCGCGTACAACGAATGCCAGCCATTCCAGTGGGCACGTGAGACGTTGAAGAATGCCCTCGAAGCCGGCGCCACCCAGGTCCATTTCGGAGTCGAGTATCAGGCCGTCACGAACCTGGGCGTGTACCGTCGGCTCATCGCCGACAATGGCAAGGGGATGACGAGCAAGCAGTTGTACGACTACTTCTCGTACGCGGGCAGCGGGGAGAAGCGCATCGGCGGTGAACACGACAACTTCGGCATTGGCGCGAAGATTTCGCTGATGCCCTGGAACACCTACGGTCTTGTCATCGTGTCCTGGGTCGAGGGCTCGGCCTCGATGATCTGGATCCAGAAGGACCCGCGGACCGGTGAGTATGGACTTCGCGACTTCGAGGAGTTCGACGATGAGAACGTCGTAGAGCCCTTTGATGACCGCGAGCACGGATGTGATTGGCGCAAGGTCAAACCCGATATCATCGACCAGCACGGAACCGTCATCGTCCTGTTGGGCAACAGGCCCGAGGACGACACCGTGCTCGGCGACCCGTCCAGGATCACCGAGAAGAGCGCCTCGAAGAACCTCATCCACTACTTGAATCACCGCTTCTGGACACTCCCCGACGGCGCCGAGGTCACGGTCAACCGGTTCCTGAACGACACCCATAAGCCCCACTGGCCCAAGACCATCCACGAGGGCCGCAGCTCCATCGAGGGGCTCATGCGCAAGGGCGCGTACATCGGTCTGTACGGGGGTCGGACGCACATCACCCAGGAGCGCAAGCGGGACAAGGCGGACGTGCGCACGGGCACCGTCGCGCTGAGCAACAGCACACGCGCACACTGGTTCCTCCTCCGGAGCGGCGATCTCCCGGATGCCGCCCAGGGGCCCGCTCACAGCTTCATCGGGGTGCTCTACAAGGACGAGTTGTACAACGTGACCTCGCACCACTCCGCCTACCGCACGATGGGGGTCACACCGCAAATCGTCCGATCCCGGCTCTGGGTCATCATCGAGCCCCCCTTGGACAACCCCCCGGACGTGCGCGGTGTCTACCCGGAGAGCGCCCGAAGCGCGCTCAAGTGCTCGCTCACGCCAGATCTCTCGTTGCCCGTGAATGACTGGCTCGCGGAGTTCGCCAGGCACATGCCCGAGGAGATCCGCCAGGCGCTGGCGGCGGCCTTCGGCGAGCAGCGCGAGGAGTCCGGCCTGACCTCCAAGCTGATGGAGCGCCTGTCGCAGTACCTTCAGCTCTGGGGCAAGAAGTTCAAGCAGCGCAAGTTGATGGTCGTCGAGGGTGGGGGCGCCGAGTCCATGGATCCCCACACGCCCCTGCCTGGGGGTCCAGGCGTCTCGGGCGACCCGGTTGACCCCCTCCTCCCGGACAGGCAGGGCGAGCGCCGGACACACACCCTCTCCGCGAGGACGCCGAACGACACGCACGCGGAGGGCGGTGACCAGAAGAACGCGAGGCGCATCGAGCACCCACGTCAGCCTCCTCACATCCTCTGGCGGGAGAAGACGGACTTCGAGGATCCCGAGAACCACTTCGCGCAGTGGATCGACGCGCAGAACGTCATTCAGCTCAACGAGCACCACCGCATCATCACCGAGCAGATCGAGCGGTGGCAGGCGCGCTACCCGGACCACCTCGCCGAAGAGGTGTCCATCAAGGTCCGCGAGGTCTACCAGGCCGCAGTGTTGAGCGTGTTCCTGGCCACGGAGGCCCTGAGCCTGGGCAAGTTCGATCGAGACAAGCGCTTCCGTTCTCCCGATGCGCTGACCGTCGCCCTGTTGGGCTACTTCCGCGAGGACGAGATCCTCCGGCAGCAACTGTCCTATTTGGGAAAAGCAAAGGGCGAGTCCGTGGCGTGAGCGCCTCCAGACCCGCCCCGCCTCGGCTGCCCCAGGCAGCCGAGGGACGCGTCATCCCCTCGGGGGACTTACTGCCACTGGAAGACGCGCACCCAGTCGACTTCCATGGACTGGGGCGTCTTGCGGATGAGGTCCAGCGTGGACTGCGGCACGCCCGGGTACGGCGAGGAGGCGCCGTTCACGCCCTGCGGGTAGGAGCCACCCACCGCCAGGTTGAGGATGATGAAGAACTGCTTGTCATACACCCAGTTGCCGTAGCGGGTGACGTCGGCCTTGTTGACCTGCTTGACCTGCACGCCGTCGATGAACCACTTGATGTCCGAGGGCGAGTACTCCGTGCGGTACACGTGGAAGTTGCTCACCGACGAGTTCGGGTAGAAGCGCGA includes:
- a CDS encoding Gfo/Idh/MocA family oxidoreductase, which translates into the protein MSDEPRPVPSRRLFMTGSVLGLGSLVVAGRADAKDIPTGPTGRPQPQLEQEPPLPADKQLGWAVVGLGHYAQQYVLPALGRARRSKLTALVSGNADKARTVAARHGIKTANLYGYDTLGRLAQNREVDVVYIVTPNSSHAELTVKAFEAGKHVLCEKPMANSSAECQRMIDAAKAAGRKLMIAYRAHWEPHNVRAKEMRDAGELGKVWFASSDHHRPLDPSRPRDQWRVKKAIAGGGSLVDIGIYSLNGLQWLLGESPNAVSASMFSPPDDARFTEVENVFTAELVFPSGVRATISSGYTADKKRIDLWGDKLVATLDPATAYDGNRLTVSNAQKAEEVLTESSAEQFTGELDHFSQVIAEKGEVRTPGEMGLRDIRLIEALYRAASTRTWVELNADMTMKNG
- a CDS encoding PAS domain-containing protein encodes the protein MATRVREFDWSTTPLGPREGWPPYLATTVHSLLRSPLPMALLWGAEGHLVYNQGYALLSGTRHPGSLGRSVLEMWPEAADFNRCGLDAGLRGESLSFRQQPLVLSRNGTREEAWMDLFYTPLLDAQGGPVGVLAVLTENTSSVLEERRRQRAEVELREANERIQLALGAGAVIGLWAWDVVHERFTADTRFARRSTLSAEELAVGVPMAKVVQSIHPEDLARAEANLSQALERGGTSRAEFRVRQPDGSWLWIEANGHVERDAQGRAVRFPGVVLDIDARRKGEQRRAFLLAFSDRLRTLSRPRDILAVATEMLGQELSLHRVAYAEVDAEAATATPLAEWGEGSALLEAMDAASIAELARGRTVARDGQCPAGRAVLMVPLLRARRLRAVLCLHHPRARPWPPEDIALAEDVASRTTEAVDRARVEAESRALNATLEQRVAFQTQERNRLWALSQAPFLITDREGRWLSISPAWTELLGWSEKELLGRDVSWLVHPEDRVQTPGELETLSAQGGNLRLVNRLRHQDGSYRWFSWLAVPADGLFYCMARDVTQEHAHQEELERTQEQLRQSQKMEAVGQLTGGIAHDFNNLLAGIIGALQLLGLRIRNGKLDNTQRYIDAAVTSANRAAALTHRLLAFARRQSLDVKPTDINARVAALEDLLQRTLGEKVALRLALESGLGPALTDSSQFESAVLNLVINARDAMPTGGVLTIETSQTHLDAAAAQAFEGLAPGNYVRVCVRDTGQGMPPHVVARAFEPFFTTKPMGQGTGLGLPMIHGFARQSGGHVSIESEVGQGTAVTLLLPRHAAELAPALAGTTTGEAPRALAGETVLVVEDEPSVRMVVMDVLSDLGYRALEAGNAPEAMPHLEGPARIDLLVTDVGLPGMNGRQLAEVARQKRPGLKVLFITGYAEGAAVRGGFLAEGMEMITKPFAIEVLAERLRAILSPD
- a CDS encoding DUF1810 domain-containing protein, which codes for MSNDPHDLARFVQAQEDGGTYARALAELRRGRKTSHWMWFVFPQVAGLGRSAMAQRFAIGSLEEARAYLAHPVLGPRLLDCARAVAESSAPSADALLGDIDAQKLRSSMTLFLRAEPSQALFQRVLDVFFGGQADAATDERL
- a CDS encoding ATP-binding protein, giving the protein MAFKPVQYKEVQNFINRAYNECQPFQWARETLKNALEAGATQVHFGVEYQAVTNLGVYRRLIADNGKGMTSKQLYDYFSYAGSGEKRIGGEHDNFGIGAKISLMPWNTYGLVIVSWVEGSASMIWIQKDPRTGEYGLRDFEEFDDENVVEPFDDREHGCDWRKVKPDIIDQHGTVIVLLGNRPEDDTVLGDPSRITEKSASKNLIHYLNHRFWTLPDGAEVTVNRFLNDTHKPHWPKTIHEGRSSIEGLMRKGAYIGLYGGRTHITQERKRDKADVRTGTVALSNSTRAHWFLLRSGDLPDAAQGPAHSFIGVLYKDELYNVTSHHSAYRTMGVTPQIVRSRLWVIIEPPLDNPPDVRGVYPESARSALKCSLTPDLSLPVNDWLAEFARHMPEEIRQALAAAFGEQREESGLTSKLMERLSQYLQLWGKKFKQRKLMVVEGGGAESMDPHTPLPGGPGVSGDPVDPLLPDRQGERRTHTLSARTPNDTHAEGGDQKNARRIEHPRQPPHILWREKTDFEDPENHFAQWIDAQNVIQLNEHHRIITEQIERWQARYPDHLAEEVSIKVREVYQAAVLSVFLATEALSLGKFDRDKRFRSPDALTVALLGYFREDEILRQQLSYLGKAKGESVA